The following are from one region of the Mycolicibacterium diernhoferi genome:
- the rpmD gene encoding 50S ribosomal protein L30, with protein MAELKITQVRGTIGARWKQRESLRTLGLRKIRQSVVREDNAQTRGLIKTVHHLVTVEEV; from the coding sequence ATGGCAGAGCTGAAGATCACCCAGGTGCGCGGCACGATCGGCGCACGCTGGAAGCAGCGCGAAAGCCTGCGGACGCTGGGGCTGCGGAAGATCCGCCAGTCCGTCGTCCGTGAGGACAATGCTCAGACCCGTGGTCTGATCAAGACCGTGCATCACCTCGTCACGGTCGAGGAGGTCTAG
- the rplO gene encoding 50S ribosomal protein L15, whose product MSVIKLHDLKPAPGSKTKKTRVGRGEGSKGKTAGRGTKGTKARKNVPSTFEGGQMPIHMRLPKLKGFKNRFRVAYEVVNVGDIAKAFPEGGTIGVDELVGKGLVRKNTLVKVLGDGKLSVKVDVTANKFSGSAREAITAAGGSATEL is encoded by the coding sequence ATGAGTGTCATCAAGCTTCACGACCTGAAGCCGGCCCCCGGGTCGAAGACCAAGAAGACCCGCGTCGGCCGCGGTGAAGGCTCCAAGGGTAAGACCGCGGGTCGCGGCACCAAGGGCACCAAGGCCCGCAAGAACGTCCCGTCGACGTTCGAGGGTGGCCAGATGCCGATCCATATGCGGCTCCCGAAGCTCAAGGGCTTCAAGAACCGCTTCCGGGTGGCCTACGAGGTCGTCAACGTCGGCGATATCGCCAAGGCGTTCCCGGAGGGCGGCACCATCGGTGTCGACGAACTGGTGGGCAAGGGTCTGGTTCGCAAGAACACCCTGGTGAAGGTCCTCGGCGACGGCAAGCTGTCCGTCAAGGTCGACGTCACCGCCAACAAGTTCAGCGGCAGCGCCCGCGAGGCCATCACCGCCGCCGGCGGTTCGGCCACCGAACTGTAG
- a CDS encoding SulP family inorganic anion transporter, translating into MPPQERPADSPSVRSALRSPRRLKTEVLAGLVVALALIPEAISFSIIAGVDPRVGLFASVTMAVTIAIVGGRPAMISAATGAIALVIAPLAREYGVDYFVAAVIFAGALQVLLSVLGVARLMRFIPRSVMVGFVNALAILIFTAQLPHLLGVPTLVYPFVAVALLILILLPKLTTAVPAPLVAIVLLTAAVVVFGLDIPNVADQGDLPTSLPALFLPQVPLTWETLQIVGPYALAMALVGLLESLMTAKLVDDITDTPSDKTREGWGQGVANLVTGFFGGMGGCAMIGQTMINVKVSGARTRISTFLAGIFLLILVVGLGDVVGLIPMAALVAVMIMVSVATFDWHSINPVTLRRMPRSETLVMLATVAVTVVTHNLAYGVIVGSVTAMVLFARRVAHFMTVERVIDEGAGAEAARVTYRVSGELFFASSNDLVYQFDYAADPHSVVIDVSRSHIWDASTVAALDAITTKYRARGKHVDIVGLNSDSAQRHDRLSGQLGLDH; encoded by the coding sequence ATGCCGCCTCAGGAACGTCCCGCCGACTCTCCGTCTGTGCGCAGCGCCCTGCGTTCCCCGCGGCGGCTCAAGACCGAGGTGCTGGCAGGCCTGGTGGTGGCGCTGGCGCTGATCCCCGAGGCCATCTCGTTCTCCATCATCGCCGGCGTCGATCCGCGGGTGGGGTTGTTCGCCTCGGTGACCATGGCGGTCACCATCGCCATCGTGGGCGGGCGGCCGGCGATGATCTCGGCCGCGACCGGGGCGATCGCCCTGGTGATCGCCCCGCTGGCCCGCGAGTACGGGGTCGACTACTTCGTCGCCGCGGTCATCTTCGCGGGCGCGTTGCAGGTCCTGCTCAGTGTGCTCGGGGTGGCCCGGTTGATGCGCTTCATCCCGCGCAGCGTGATGGTCGGTTTCGTCAACGCCCTGGCGATCCTGATCTTCACGGCCCAGCTGCCGCATCTGCTCGGGGTGCCGACGCTGGTCTATCCCTTCGTCGCGGTCGCCCTACTGATCCTGATCCTGCTGCCCAAACTGACCACCGCGGTGCCGGCGCCGCTGGTGGCGATCGTCTTGCTGACCGCCGCGGTGGTGGTGTTCGGGCTGGACATCCCGAACGTCGCGGATCAGGGCGACCTGCCGACCAGCCTGCCCGCCCTGTTCCTGCCGCAGGTGCCGTTGACCTGGGAGACGCTGCAGATCGTGGGCCCGTACGCGCTGGCGATGGCGTTGGTGGGCCTGCTGGAGTCGCTGATGACCGCCAAGCTCGTCGACGACATCACCGACACGCCTTCCGACAAGACCCGGGAGGGTTGGGGTCAGGGCGTGGCCAACCTGGTGACCGGTTTCTTCGGCGGCATGGGCGGCTGCGCCATGATCGGCCAGACCATGATCAACGTGAAGGTGTCGGGCGCCCGGACCCGGATCTCCACCTTCCTGGCCGGCATCTTCCTGCTGATCCTGGTGGTCGGCCTGGGCGACGTCGTCGGCCTCATCCCGATGGCCGCCCTGGTGGCGGTGATGATCATGGTGTCGGTGGCGACGTTCGACTGGCACAGCATCAACCCGGTGACGCTGCGCCGGATGCCGCGCAGCGAGACCCTGGTCATGCTGGCCACCGTCGCCGTCACGGTGGTGACCCACAACCTGGCCTACGGCGTCATCGTCGGGTCGGTGACCGCGATGGTGCTCTTCGCCCGCCGGGTCGCGCACTTCATGACCGTCGAGCGCGTCATCGACGAGGGGGCGGGCGCCGAGGCGGCCAGGGTCACCTACCGGGTGTCCGGCGAGCTGTTCTTCGCCTCCAGCAATGACCTGGTCTACCAGTTCGACTACGCCGCCGACCCGCACTCCGTGGTCATCGACGTCTCGCGGTCACACATCTGGGACGCCTCCACGGTGGCCGCCCTGGACGCCATCACCACCAAGTACCGGGCCCGCGGCAAGCACGTCGACATCGTGGGGCTGAACTCCGATTCCGCACAGCGCCACGACCGGCTGTCCGGGCAGCTGGGTCTGGATCACTGA